One region of Candidatus Saccharibacteria bacterium genomic DNA includes:
- a CDS encoding transposase, translating into MQVVGFDVGKDSLFGARIDASTNVKERFEIRNNQAAITTVLADLRSRYRRLLVASESTAEYHLTLARVCLDLGIPFRLLNPIITKQFTRATVRKMKTDPSDAWVIAKLAQQGEGTRVTEDLFHPNKPILRTSMRLTRFSQILDLTQQRLATRLPEETALLEELHDCQVRLETAVAVFRTRARSTTDDHLHQLLMTIPGIGETIATTLIAEIGDITRFHGPKALVAFAGLDPRVRQSGYSLQRNTKLTKRGSPYLRRNLYIAASVAQRYDNQYKVAFNKKRAEGKRNKAATIVVARKILNTAYAVWSSDTPYHPPKA; encoded by the coding sequence ATGCAAGTAGTCGGTTTTGACGTAGGTAAAGACAGTTTATTCGGCGCCCGGATAGATGCCAGTACGAACGTAAAAGAACGCTTTGAGATACGAAACAACCAGGCAGCAATTACTACTGTCCTGGCGGACCTGCGGAGCCGCTACCGACGGCTTCTGGTAGCTAGTGAGTCAACCGCTGAATACCACCTAACACTCGCCCGGGTGTGCCTTGATCTGGGTATCCCATTTCGCCTGCTTAACCCGATTATTACTAAGCAATTTACCCGCGCTACCGTCCGGAAGATGAAGACCGATCCGTCTGACGCCTGGGTCATTGCTAAGCTCGCTCAACAAGGTGAAGGAACTCGTGTCACTGAAGATTTGTTCCATCCCAACAAACCAATCCTGCGTACTAGCATGCGCTTGACGAGATTTTCCCAGATACTAGACCTCACGCAGCAACGACTTGCCACCAGATTACCGGAGGAGACTGCGTTACTAGAGGAACTACATGACTGCCAGGTACGCTTGGAGACGGCGGTAGCCGTCTTCCGAACGAGAGCCAGAAGTACGACTGATGACCATCTCCACCAACTACTCATGACGATCCCGGGCATTGGTGAAACCATTGCCACTACCCTGATTGCTGAGATTGGAGATATTACTAGATTTCATGGGCCGAAGGCACTAGTGGCATTTGCCGGCCTCGACCCACGCGTCCGGCAGAGTGGCTACAGTTTGCAGCGCAATACCAAACTCACGAAACGAGGCTCGCCGTATTTACGGCGTAACCTCTACATTGCGGCGAGTGTGGCTCAGCGCTACGACAACCAGTACAAAGTTGCATTCAACAAGAAACGAGCTGAGGGCAAACGCAACAAAGCCGCCACCATTGTGGTGGCTAGAAAGATTCTCAACACTGCTTACGCAGTATGGAGTAGTGATACTCCGTACCACCCACCTAAAGCTTGA
- a CDS encoding transposase yields MTKYLVQRGVCAACGKATSGKALGGQVVTLGPNSKLLICHLISALGMSYTQVTQLLHSLYGLAVSDGEVASILQKQHERWRQALGQLKADIRAAPAIHVDETPWAIQQNDGYGYAWCLSDASSEKVCYSLENSRGVTHARNLIGEQFTGVRISDDYAVYRSLPGQQQLCWAHLYRCIRDLRYNDNLPEEQLPDVTWWYEQFASIYQDLRQCLAKTYDPAARTKQSNVFWQRLQPLLQTNATEPVKLTKLKAQLTRAGQAKLFACLIYNTPCDNNRAERDLRQLVLKRKRSFGSQTEKGARALATILSLCTTTWRTNPTGYFKALATLG; encoded by the coding sequence GTGACAAAGTATCTCGTGCAGCGTGGTGTTTGTGCCGCTTGCGGCAAAGCCACCAGTGGCAAAGCACTTGGCGGCCAAGTGGTGACGCTTGGGCCTAATTCCAAGCTGCTTATCTGTCACCTGATCAGCGCACTCGGTATGAGCTATACACAGGTAACACAGTTGCTACATAGTTTGTACGGCCTTGCCGTATCTGACGGAGAAGTAGCCAGTATCCTTCAGAAACAACACGAGCGGTGGCGTCAGGCTCTTGGCCAACTCAAAGCTGACATTCGCGCCGCACCAGCCATCCATGTTGATGAAACGCCGTGGGCAATCCAACAGAATGACGGCTATGGCTACGCATGGTGCCTTAGCGATGCCAGCAGTGAAAAGGTTTGCTATTCACTAGAGAACAGTCGTGGTGTAACCCACGCCCGTAATCTCATTGGTGAACAGTTTACGGGTGTCCGTATTTCTGATGACTACGCCGTATACCGTAGTCTCCCCGGACAGCAACAGCTATGCTGGGCTCACTTGTACCGTTGCATTCGGGATCTGCGCTACAACGACAACCTACCCGAAGAACAGTTACCTGACGTAACTTGGTGGTACGAGCAGTTCGCGAGTATCTACCAGGATCTGAGACAATGCCTCGCAAAAACCTATGATCCTGCAGCCAGGACAAAGCAAAGCAATGTGTTTTGGCAACGGCTTCAACCGTTATTGCAGACTAATGCCACCGAGCCAGTAAAACTCACCAAGCTGAAAGCTCAGCTTACCAGAGCAGGACAAGCAAAGTTGTTTGCCTGTCTCATCTACAACACGCCCTGTGACAATAACCGAGCTGAACGCGACCTAAGGCAACTTGTACTAAAGCGCAAACGCTCTTTCGGTAGCCAAACAGAAAAGGGTGCCCGAGCACTCGCTACCATCTTATCTTTGTGCACCACTACGTGGCGCACTAACCCTACGGGTTACTTTAAGGCACTTGCTACTTTGGGGTAG
- a CDS encoding cupin domain-containing protein, translated as MKYFVKNIGKLTTENSDYRRVIHTTHYTQLVLMSLPPGTEIGNEIHGLDQFIRVESGKAKVVLNNGENEYELKDDWAIIIPAGTYHNVTNTGDVELKLYTLYSPPNHLKDTIQPTKADEVEDKFDGKTTA; from the coding sequence ATGAAATACTTTGTAAAAAACATTGGAAAGCTAACCACCGAAAATTCAGATTACCGTCGTGTAATCCACACCACGCATTACACACAGCTAGTTCTTATGAGCCTACCTCCTGGCACAGAAATTGGTAATGAGATTCACGGACTCGATCAATTTATAAGGGTCGAGAGTGGTAAAGCGAAAGTTGTGTTAAACAACGGTGAAAATGAATATGAGCTGAAGGATGATTGGGCGATTATTATTCCAGCAGGCACCTACCACAATGTTACCAATACGGGCGATGTCGAGCTAAAACTTTACACGCTTTATTCGCCACCCAATCACCTTAAGGACACTATTCAGCCTACGAAGGCCGATGAAGTTGAAGATAAATTTGACGGCAAAACAACGGCATAG
- a CDS encoding DUF3267 domain-containing protein — MKKIETIQITRQQSYALSAQMILFLFIGAAIFQGIVGETSQSFGFEALAVYLITLVIHELLHGLGFLLGGAWPRFGIGIAGIIPVAYATSDQKLPVKNMLLVAYLPFVVLSVVFIVLSILFPAYQNLFMIGFLGNFAGAVGDIWIASKLWKYLKFKDVLILDTKIGTEVFSSNATAAKTGRESTEKSKQRSSFMITALIGAGVIIMVQAIIPLVMVSSGFEGSYQLGSDNFYLFKVSTESAVRSAELNILPALIGGVIVGITYVLRNAVGHRMHVP; from the coding sequence ATGAAAAAAATAGAAACAATTCAAATAACGAGGCAACAGTCGTATGCGCTCAGTGCACAAATGATACTGTTCTTGTTCATTGGCGCTGCAATTTTTCAAGGTATAGTGGGTGAGACGTCGCAGAGCTTTGGTTTTGAGGCTCTAGCCGTTTACCTGATTACTCTAGTTATTCATGAGCTACTACATGGCCTCGGGTTTTTACTGGGTGGCGCTTGGCCAAGGTTTGGGATTGGTATTGCGGGCATTATACCTGTCGCCTATGCAACTTCAGACCAAAAATTACCTGTCAAAAATATGCTCCTTGTAGCATATTTACCCTTCGTGGTACTATCGGTAGTCTTTATCGTCTTAAGCATATTATTTCCTGCTTACCAGAATCTTTTTATGATTGGTTTTCTCGGAAACTTCGCTGGTGCCGTTGGTGATATATGGATAGCATCTAAATTATGGAAATATTTGAAATTCAAAGATGTACTGATTCTAGATACTAAAATTGGTACGGAAGTATTCTCAAGTAATGCCACTGCTGCAAAGACCGGCAGAGAGTCTACTGAAAAATCAAAACAACGGAGTTCGTTCATGATAACTGCGCTCATAGGGGCTGGGGTCATAATAATGGTTCAGGCTATTATCCCACTTGTAATGGTTTCGAGTGGCTTCGAAGGCTCGTATCAACTTGGGTCGGATAATTTTTATCTCTTCAAAGTTAGTACCGAGTCAGCAGTGCGAAGCGCTGAACTTAATATACTGCCTGCACTAATCGGCGGAGTCATCGTCGGCATAACGTACGTTCTGAGAAATGCTGTTGGCCATCGAATGCACGTACCGTAG
- a CDS encoding YtxH domain-containing protein, producing MAKLQDLDNMTKAYGCHNTGAFNGLGIFFLGSFMGIATGLLLAPRGGQETRTKIKQKALDVLDKSRDKMGNVMDKAKDKVEQTSEKTSQVAEVAKQAVSDLKEQQPKMNSKYSR from the coding sequence ATGGCTAAATTACAAGACTTAGACAATATGACAAAAGCATACGGATGTCATAATACAGGTGCTTTTAATGGGCTTGGAATATTTTTTCTAGGATCATTTATGGGAATAGCAACGGGCTTATTATTAGCACCTAGAGGTGGTCAAGAAACTAGAACCAAAATTAAACAAAAAGCCTTGGATGTCTTAGATAAGAGCCGTGATAAAATGGGCAACGTCATGGACAAAGCAAAGGATAAAGTCGAACAGACAAGTGAAAAAACAAGTCAAGTTGCTGAGGTTGCCAAGCAAGCTGTGTCGGATTTAAAAGAACAGCAACCAAAGATGAATTCGAAATATAGTAGATAA
- a CDS encoding GyrI-like domain-containing protein — protein MNKTDYKKELKHLFSGKVGKPVAVQVPKMNFIMIDGKGDPNISQEYIDAIQSLYPVAYTIKFISKLKYGNDFGVMPLEGLWWTENMADFSPTDKSNWLWTAMIMQPDVITEDIYNQAVQQVREKKSPRSLDKVRFESYDEGRAAQVMYVGPYAYEGPTIQELHQFISDQGGKLEDTNKHHHEIYLGDARRTAPEKLKTIIRQPF, from the coding sequence GTGAATAAAACTGACTATAAGAAAGAGCTGAAGCATTTGTTTAGTGGAAAAGTCGGTAAACCGGTTGCTGTACAAGTCCCAAAGATGAACTTTATTATGATTGATGGCAAAGGCGACCCAAACATCAGCCAGGAATATATTGACGCTATCCAAAGCCTTTATCCTGTTGCCTATACAATTAAATTCATTAGTAAGCTCAAGTACGGCAATGATTTTGGGGTCATGCCTCTTGAGGGGCTATGGTGGACTGAAAATATGGCAGATTTTAGCCCAACTGACAAAAGTAACTGGCTGTGGACGGCAATGATTATGCAACCCGATGTGATTACTGAAGACATATACAACCAAGCGGTTCAACAAGTAAGAGAGAAGAAGTCTCCCAGATCATTAGATAAAGTGCGTTTTGAGTCTTACGACGAAGGACGTGCTGCACAAGTGATGTACGTGGGTCCCTATGCTTATGAAGGGCCAACCATTCAAGAATTACACCAGTTCATAAGTGATCAAGGTGGGAAGCTTGAAGATACTAACAAACATCACCACGAGATTTACTTAGGTGATGCGCGGCGGACAGCCCCTGAAAAGCTTAAAACCATTATCCGACAACCCTTTTAG
- a CDS encoding prephenate dehydrogenase has product MAEHLPQIETVGVIGLGAMGRFICQKMLGDYQEVIGYDPSQDAIKGLGGIVRPASLAELAEQSDALILAVPVAALSGLIRRLKPELTKKAQKPLLVEMCSVKEYPEKLFKKHLDGYEELLHVHHLFGPQSAQNSFDGHKIFVTSQTGQLASQMLGSWGQLKLDVAPLSAEKHDKLMVVKQVIPFFVGRMLNRIGYTGDNIYDARTPSSDGMQYVVDLDEKQSEELYRSVLKYNRYAKPAIRLLMEKGLVELSELETLWGELEEELAA; this is encoded by the coding sequence ATGGCAGAACATTTACCGCAAATAGAAACTGTAGGCGTTATCGGCTTAGGAGCAATGGGGCGCTTCATATGTCAAAAGATGCTAGGTGATTATCAAGAAGTTATCGGTTACGACCCAAGCCAAGATGCTATTAAAGGACTAGGTGGTATTGTTAGACCAGCCAGCCTAGCAGAGTTAGCCGAGCAAAGTGATGCTCTTATCCTCGCCGTTCCTGTGGCTGCGCTTAGTGGCCTCATAAGACGTCTTAAGCCAGAATTAACAAAGAAAGCACAGAAGCCACTACTAGTTGAAATGTGCTCAGTCAAAGAATACCCGGAAAAACTGTTCAAAAAACATCTTGATGGCTACGAAGAACTGCTACATGTTCATCACCTTTTCGGACCACAGAGCGCTCAAAACTCTTTTGATGGCCATAAAATATTTGTTACTAGTCAAACAGGTCAGCTAGCTAGCCAGATGCTTGGTTCGTGGGGTCAACTTAAGCTCGATGTAGCTCCGCTATCGGCCGAAAAACACGACAAGTTGATGGTAGTAAAACAAGTTATCCCCTTCTTTGTTGGTCGTATGTTAAATAGAATCGGCTACACTGGCGATAATATATACGACGCAAGAACACCATCCAGTGATGGAATGCAGTACGTCGTAGACCTTGACGAGAAACAATCTGAGGAGCTCTATAGAAGTGTGCTAAAGTACAATCGATACGCTAAGCCGGCTATACGCCTCCTTATGGAAAAAGGGCTTGTTGAGCTGTCGGAGTTGGAAACGCTTTGG
- a CDS encoding DUF3494 domain-containing protein, with protein sequence MIKFVLKQASLNGESRWDTKMKRKTMKKLIKIGFLSLGLSILTASPLAIAATSPSLGITDGFTVLSGTYTNTTSGTTISGDLGYTTPPATPPTVNGTTHVADSTYNQEGIDQGTALSALNSQPCTFTFAPGAIDLASDVTHGAAGVYVPGVYCISGAASIGGGGTITLSGAGTYIFRMTGAFNTSANSVVAQASGASACNVWWTPGAATTLGANSTFSGNVIDASGITIGNLVIWTGRALAFGGTVSTDADTISSTACTSSNPAGNSSSAAPRTPGLPNTGLSQPAYPSIVKGAFYTGIFLSLTGLIIKRTIRKPA encoded by the coding sequence ATGATAAAATTTGTATTGAAGCAAGCGTCTCTTAACGGTGAGTCCAGGTGGGATACAAAAATGAAAAGGAAAACGATGAAAAAGTTAATAAAAATCGGGTTTTTATCACTTGGATTGTCAATTCTAACTGCTTCACCTTTAGCCATCGCAGCAACTTCGCCTTCGCTCGGCATAACTGATGGGTTTACAGTACTATCAGGTACATATACAAATACGACCTCAGGGACGACGATAAGTGGTGATTTGGGATACACTACCCCTCCTGCTACCCCTCCGACAGTAAACGGCACTACACACGTGGCCGATTCTACTTATAACCAAGAAGGGATAGACCAAGGCACTGCACTTAGCGCGTTAAATAGCCAGCCTTGTACTTTTACATTTGCCCCAGGTGCTATTGACCTTGCTTCGGATGTTACTCATGGAGCAGCAGGAGTTTATGTTCCTGGTGTTTACTGCATATCTGGTGCTGCATCTATCGGTGGCGGCGGCACCATTACGCTGTCAGGTGCAGGCACATATATATTTAGAATGACAGGCGCTTTCAATACATCAGCGAATTCAGTTGTGGCACAGGCTAGCGGTGCTTCAGCATGTAATGTATGGTGGACCCCCGGAGCGGCAACTACACTCGGAGCAAATTCTACATTCAGCGGTAATGTAATTGACGCATCAGGAATCACAATTGGTAATCTGGTGATATGGACTGGTCGGGCTTTAGCTTTCGGCGGAACTGTTTCGACAGACGCAGATACTATAAGCAGCACCGCATGTACAAGTTCGAACCCAGCTGGTAACTCCTCCTCAGCTGCCCCTAGGACGCCGGGTTTGCCCAACACAGGTTTAAGCCAACCAG
- a CDS encoding Fic family protein produces MKLQKRQSDLLNVLFMLPASTAKVLEMMTEIGFAVSDDTIQRDVKALTVAGLVASEGAGPSRQHSLTTLGRLHIERSADAIDAYLRDDARQSVRYLLDAPEMTARYIGEGVFGNAERMIVTKYQHFLESLDSTLLARWRQKWLIEFAWKSSSIEGNTYSELETETLLLDRVEAAGKTHQEAVMIVNHQKAYDFILGNRESFKTISRPLILRLHELLVQDLDVSYGLRTAAVRISGSKYIPLTHSAQIDENFDKVISAVNSMEQPLDKALAILLLISYLQPFADGNKRTARVLANAILESNEYPPITLGSIEPTRYRRACIAFYEMNDISLMKQIVKDSYGVLLDIE; encoded by the coding sequence ATGAAACTACAGAAACGACAAAGTGACCTACTGAATGTTCTGTTTATGCTGCCAGCGAGCACGGCAAAAGTATTAGAGATGATGACAGAAATAGGCTTCGCTGTATCTGACGATACGATCCAGCGAGATGTTAAAGCTCTGACGGTAGCAGGCCTAGTAGCCAGCGAAGGTGCTGGCCCTAGTCGCCAACATTCTCTTACAACACTAGGACGGCTTCATATAGAACGTTCGGCAGATGCAATCGATGCGTATTTAAGAGACGATGCAAGGCAGTCGGTTCGTTATCTGCTTGACGCACCAGAAATGACTGCGCGATACATCGGCGAGGGCGTTTTTGGTAATGCCGAAAGGATGATCGTAACAAAGTATCAACATTTTCTGGAATCTCTGGACAGCACCCTGTTAGCAAGATGGCGCCAGAAATGGCTTATAGAGTTTGCTTGGAAATCTAGCTCCATCGAAGGCAATACATACTCGGAGCTAGAGACAGAAACATTATTGCTAGACAGGGTAGAAGCTGCTGGCAAAACTCACCAAGAAGCCGTGATGATTGTAAACCATCAAAAAGCCTATGACTTCATACTTGGGAACAGGGAAAGCTTCAAAACAATATCACGCCCGCTGATACTCAGGCTCCATGAGCTACTAGTCCAAGATCTCGATGTATCGTATGGCTTGCGTACAGCAGCCGTTCGTATTAGCGGATCAAAATACATCCCCCTTACTCACAGTGCGCAAATCGACGAGAACTTCGATAAGGTAATCAGCGCCGTCAACTCCATGGAACAACCACTCGATAAGGCACTTGCAATTTTACTGCTTATATCCTATCTGCAGCCTTTTGCCGACGGCAATAAAAGAACCGCACGGGTGCTCGCAAACGCAATTCTTGAAAGCAACGAATATCCACCGATCACCCTTGGCAGTATCGAGCCGACACGCTACCGACGTGCTTGTATCGCGTTCTATGAGATGAACGACATAAGTCTCATGAAACAAATCGTCAAAGATTCGTACGGAGTGCTTCTTGATATAGAGTAA